From a single Miscanthus floridulus cultivar M001 chromosome 8, ASM1932011v1, whole genome shotgun sequence genomic region:
- the LOC136474794 gene encoding uncharacterized protein, which yields MLHRRSRTLGGSSDRAAARRAVATMKGGRGSNGAATDLLVCFPSRAHLALMPPKAICSPSPSRPSASEPVKRRHSTSRAGPMPPSGLYKSATARNPSHRGAADVPVDNEPTSPKVTCVGQIKARPAKPKGPGGGGGGGGGGKKTKKATWLQALGIKKDAMALLDALHGAFRFNVAGCFGSFPGAVGVGYTSGEDDDDEEDDAPRTEKETEHGTALARWFMVLEEGKKLQGQELEESQEEDKEEDAAPPVNALMLMRCRSAPAKGLVRRLEAEECEDVKNAKKTPEEEKEKKEGLVLMTYSPDFFKVSLDIAKETWIVGGDDAVLRCRSWKR from the coding sequence ATGCTTCACAGGAGGAGCCGCACGCTGGGAGGGAGCTCCGATCGAGCTGCTGCGCGCCGAGCTGTCGCGACGATGAAGGGCGGGAGGGGCAGCAATGGCGCGGCCACGGACCTGCTCGTCTGCTTCCCGTCTCGGGCGCACCTCGCCCTCATGCCGCCCAAGGCCATCTGTAGCCCTAGCCCGTCGCGCCCGTCCGCGTCCGAGCCGGTCAAGCGCCGCCACAGCACCAGCCGGGCGGGGCCGATGCCGCCCAGCGGGCTCTACAAGTCGGCAACGGCCAGGAACCCGAGCCACCGCGGCGCGGCGGATGTCCCCGTGGACAACGAGCCGACGTCGCCCAAGGTGACGTGCGTGGGGCAGATCAAGGCCCGCCCGGCCAAGCCCAAGGgccccggcggcggtggcggtggcggtggcggtgggaaGAAGACCAAGAAGGCCACGTGGCTGCAGGCGCTGGGGATCAAGAAGGATGCCATGGCGCTCTTGGACGCCCTGCACGGCGCTTTCAGGTTCAACGTCGCCGGCTGCTTCGGCAGCTTCCCCGGCGCCGTGGGAGTGGGGTACACTTCCggggaggatgacgacgacgaggaagACGATGCGCCGCGCACCGAGAAGGAAACAGAGCACGGCACGGCATTGGCCCGGTGGTTCATGGTGTTGGAGGAAGGCAAGAAGCTGCAGGGACAAGAACTGGAAGAGAGCCaggaggaggacaaggaggaAGACGCGGCCCCGCCGGTGAACGCTCTGATGCTGATGCGGTGCCGGTCGGCGCCGGCAAAGGGATTAGTGAGGAGGCTAGAGGCAGAGGAATGCGAGGATGTGAAGAacgccaagaagactccagaggaagagaaggagaagaaggagggcCTAGTGCTCATGACGTACTCGCCGGACTTCTTCAAGGTGTCCCTTGACATTGCCAAGGAGACTTGGATCGTCGGCGGTGATGACGCGGTCCTGCGCTGCCGGAGCTGGAAGAGATGA